In the Arachis ipaensis cultivar K30076 chromosome B10, Araip1.1, whole genome shotgun sequence genome, one interval contains:
- the LOC110268494 gene encoding uncharacterized protein LOC110268494 produces the protein MSQEKKDIVEGMGFSGLAHVPEMNVSNTLLIELLDRFDIERGCLKTLQGTINITPRKVAAALSITNGENLFLEKVDYNKLNPADKEIFDSVKNISLATLARNVLDMSVEGEEN, from the exons atgagtcaagaaaagaaagatattgtGGAAGGAATGGGATTTAGTGGTCTGGCACATGTGCCAGAAATGAACGTCTCTAATACACTGCTGATAGAATTGCTTGATCGGTTTGATATAGAGAGAGGATGCCTGAAAACTCTACAGGGGACAATAAACATAACTCCTCGGAAGGTAGCAGCTGCCCTCAGCATAACCAATGGAG aGAATCTTTTTCTTGAAAAGGTTGATTACAACAAGCTGAATCCAGCAGACAAGGAAATATTTGATAGTGTCAAGAATATTTCCTTGGCAACTTTGGCAAGGAATGTGCTGGATATGAGTGTAGAAGGGGAGGAGAACTAG